The following are from one region of the Mytilus trossulus isolate FHL-02 unplaced genomic scaffold, PNRI_Mtr1.1.1.hap1 h1tg000234l__unscaffolded, whole genome shotgun sequence genome:
- the LOC134701261 gene encoding tripartite motif-containing protein 2-like, which yields MAANESPQFCDVCLNRDLNKTAEEYCQQCEEVLCRECGDHHKISRSSKSHKTITVEKYNRLPSFIKKIKHNCEEHDFVLEFFCKSHDSLCCKICSITAHKACKEIMFIEDILTPSKGHPSVALDNIEKVLKNLESNISSAIKDRNRNLTDLREQKRVITEQIKEKRQEINKLLDNFEKALLEKASALETEYCQKTEEVIAKLIEGKQKVDEIKNDVESVKSFASNLQIFIGSKSFEESVSTNELNVQKLYDDGSLNNVTMECTFNEKLEQFIKEINAFGDMRVDNSEKHVSFPWKSYTSAQIFKPISGAKSVENISVKILRKINIGRNGITGCAMSESGNMLFLVAHKNSLMKYSSNGEFQSELHINTAPSNIGYDLAVVDSNTIAVSTGGNSPNQIYLIDMNNAEIRQNVDLETFCYGLCYHNGSLICCTYDKGIQIFENQKNFTRMLVLPTATKSFGYTYITSNGNSIFHSNCRNNSVVCYDYNGQVKWTYCDSLLRKPYGITVDSYSNIYVAGFESNNIVVISSDGKQAKELIGASDGLSKPHAVFVHKTKNVILCANHDGVAFLFDVSCSKHSAD from the coding sequence ATGGCCGCAAACGAAAGTCCACAATTCTGTGACGTTTGTCTAAACAGAGACCTCAATAAAACAGCGGAGGAATACTGTCAACAGTGTGAAGAGGTTCTATGTCGGGAATGTGGAGACCATCACAAAATATCGAGATCGTCAAAATCGCATAAGACAATCACGGTAGAAAAATATAACAGATTACCATCCTTcatcaagaaaataaaacataactgtGAGGAACATGACTTCGTCCTTGAATTCTTTTGCAAATCTCATGACTCTCTTTGTTGCAAAATATGTTCGATAACAGCTCACAAAGCATGCAAGGAAATAATGTTTATAGAAGATATTCTTACGCCTTCAAAAGGACACCCATCAGTAGCTTTGGATAACATTGAAAAAGTTCTGAAAAATCTGGAAAGTAACATTTCTTCTGCTATAAAAGACAGAAACCGAAATTTGACCGATTTACGAGAACAGAAGCGGGTGATCAcagaacaaattaaagaaaagcGTCAAGAAATTAATAAACTGTTAGACAATTTTGAAAAGGCATTACTAGAAAAGGCATCTGCACTTGAGACAGAATACTGTCAAAAGACAGAGGAAGTAATTGCAAAATTGATAGAGGGAAAACAGAAAGTAGATGAAATTAAAAACGATGTCGAATCTGTAAAATCGTTTGCATCaaatttacaaatctttattggaTCAAAGTCATTCGAGGAAAGTGTCTCAACTAATGAACTCAACGTTCAAAAATTGTATGATGATGGCAGCTTAAACAATGTGACAATGGAATGTACATTCAATGAAAAGCTAGAGCAGTttataaaagagataaatgcattCGGTGATATGAGGGTGGACAATAGTGAGAAGCATGTTTCTTTTCCATGGAAAAGTTATACATCAGCACAAATCTTTAAACCAATCTCGGGAGCAAAATCGGTTGAAAATATAAGTGTCAAAATTTTGCGTAAGATTAACATTGGTCGTAATGGGATTACTGGATGCGCCATGTCAGAATCTGGAAACATGTTATTCCTTGTTGCACACAAAAACAGTCTGATGAAATATTCATCTAATGGTGAATTTCAGTCCGAGTTGCATATCAACACTGCGCCGTCCAACATTGGATATGACCTTGCAGTGGTCGATTCCAATACGATAGCTGTTTCAACTGGTGGAAATAGTCCAAACCAAATTTATTTGATCGATATGAATAATGCAGAAATACGTCAAAATGTTGATTTAGAGACCTTCTGTTACGGTTTATGCTATCACAATGGATCACTTATATGCTGCACTTATGacaaaggcatacaaatatttgaaaatcagaaaaattTTACTAGAATGCTGGTACTACCTACTGCAACTAAATCATTCGGCTATACCTACATTACCTCAAATGgaaattcaatttttcattCAAACTGTCGTAATAATTCTGTCGTATGTTATGATTACAATGGACAAGTAAAATGGACATATTGCGATTCGTTGCTCAGAAAACCATACGGTATTACCGTAGATTCCTATTCCAACATTTATGTTGCTGGTTTTGAATCAAACAATATCGTAGTGATTTCGTCAGACGGAAAGCAGGCCAAAGAACTAATTGGAGCTAGTGACGGACTTTCAAAACCTCATGCCGTATTTGTCCATAAAACCAAAAACGTAATTCTTTGTGCTAATCATGATGGAGTTGCCTTTCTGTTTGACGTTTCATGCAGTAAACATTCTGCTGATTGA
- the LOC134701263 gene encoding uncharacterized protein LOC134701263, which produces MIDMSVNESSQFCDVCLNRDLNKTAEEYCPQCEEVLCRECRDHHKISRSSKSHKTVTVDKYNRLPSFIKRIKHNCEEHDFVLEFFCKSHDSLCCKICSISAHKECKEIIFIEDFLTPSKGQPTVVLDNIEKVLKNLDSNISSAIKDRNRNLTDLREQQRVIAKLIKEKRQEINTLLDNFEEALLEKASALEKEYSQKIEDAIAKLNEEKQKVDEIKNDIESVKSYATNLQIFIGSKSFEENVSTNELNVHKLYDDGSLNDVIIECTFNEKLEQFIKEINIFGDMKVHSSEKHVSFSWKGDTSAQIYQPISGAKSVENISVKIVRKIYIGRNELSGCVMSESGNMLFLIAHKNSLMKYSSNGEFHSKLHINTAPSDIGYDLAVVDSNTIAVSTGGHNPNKIYLIDINNAEIRQNVELEDFCYGISYHNGSLICCTYDQGIQIFDNPKKFTRIQILPTAPRLLKHTYVTSNGNFLFHSNCHDNSVICYNYNGQVQWKYSNSLLRTPYGITLDSNSNIYVAGFDSNNIVVISKDGKQAKELIGGSDGISNPRAIHFDKNKNLLLVTNYKQVAFLYDVT; this is translated from the coding sequence ATGATAGATATGTCCGTCAACGAAAGTTCACAATTCTGTGACGTTTGCCTAAATAGAGACCTCAATAAAACAGCGGAAGAATACTGTCCACAGTGTGAAGAGGTTCTATGTCGTGAATGTAGGGACCATCACAAAATATCGAGATCGTCAAAATCGCATAAGACAGTCACGGTAGACAAATATAACAGATTACCATCCTTCATCAAGAGAATAAAACATAACTGTGAGGAACATGACTTCGTCCTTGAATTCTTTTGTAAATCTCACGACTCTCTTTGTTGCAAAATATGTTCGATATCAGCTCACAAGGAATGCAAGGAAATTATTTTCATAGAAGATTTTCTTACGCCTTCAAAAGGACAACCAACAGTAGTTTTGGATAACATTGAAAAAGTTCTGAAAAATCTGGACAGTAACATTTCTTCTGCTATAAAAGACAGAAATCGAAATTTGACTGATTTACGCGAACAGCAGCGGGTGATTGCAAAACTAATTAAGGAAAAGCGTCAAGAAATTAATACACTGTTAGACAATTTTGAAGAGGCCTTACTAGAAAAGGCATCTGCACTTGAAAAAGAATACAGTCAAAAAATAGAGGACgcaattgcaaaattaaatgagGAAAAGCAGAAAGTAGACGAAATTAAAAACGACATCGAATCTGTAAAATCCTATGCAACAAATTTGCAAATCTTTATAGGATCAAAGTCATTCGAGGAAAATGTCTCAACCAATGAACTCAATGTTCACAAATTGTATGACGATGGTAGCTTAAACGATGTGATAATCGAATGTACATTCAATGAAAAGCTAGAGCAGTTtataaaagagataaatatatttggtgaTATGAAGGTACACAGCAGTGAAAAACATGTTTCTTTTTCATGGAAAGGTGATACATCAGCACAAATTTATCAACCTATCTCGGGAGCAAAATCGGTTGAAAATATTAGTGTCAAAATTGTGCGTAAGATTTACATTGGTCGTAATGAGCTTTCTGGATGCGTCATGTCAGAATCTGGAAACATGTTATTCCTTATTGCACACAAAAATAGTCTGATGAAATATTCGTCTAATGGTGAATTTCATTCCAAGTTGCATATCAACACTGCGCCTTCCGACATTGGATATGACCTTGCAGTGGTCGATTCCAATACGATAGCTGTTTCAACTGGTGGACATAATCCAAACAAGATTTATTTGATCGATATAAATAATGCAGAAATACGTCAAAATGTTGAGTTAGAGGACTTCTGTTATGGTATAAGCTATCACAATGGATCACTTATTTGCTGCACATATGACCAAGGCatacaaatatttgacaatccaaaaaagtttactAGAATACAGATACTACCTACTGCACCCAGATTATTAAAACACACCTACGTTACTTCAAatggaaattttctttttcattccaACTGTCATGATAATTCTGTCATATGTTACAATTACAATGGACAGGTACAATGGAAATATTCCAATTCATTACTCCGAACACCATACGGCATTACCTTAGATTCAAATTCGAACATTTATGTTGCtggttttgattcaaacaaTATCGTAGTGATATCCAAAGATGGAAAGCAGGCCAAAGAACTTATTGGAGGTAGTGACGGTATTTCAAATCCACGCGCcattcattttgataaaaacaaaaacttactTCTTGTAACAAACTACAAGCAAGTAGCATTCCTATATGATGTTACATAA
- the LOC134701262 gene encoding E3 ubiquitin-protein ligase TRIM71-like → MANNESASFCVICQSRDLNKLAEEYCPQCEEVLCGDCQHHHKTSKSTKSHQTIPIENYKKLPSFINQITHNCKEHDCFLEFYCKSHESFCCKVCLISGHKECKETIFIEDFLKPLPGHQSAALDNIEKVLQDLQSNICSAIKDRNRNLTELREQKRVIEEQIKEKRKEINNLLDNLEEELLQKVSIHEKTNCREIEEIITKLEDEKEKVDEIQKEVESVKMFASNLQIFMGTKTFQESISTNEINVQQVYDNGSLNNVTMKCTFSEKLEGFIKHIKTFGDVEIDNSEKHISFSWKGDKSAQNSKPMSVAKSIENIYVRLGSKIDINHDGISGCAISEAGNMLFLQAHCNRMMKYAPNGEFISESRINPEANGIGYDLAVINSNTVAVSSGGNSPQQIYLIDMNSTKISKVFQLGDWCCGLSYNNNSFICCTHRNGIKIFERSHDNLTNVRILPNAPGIADYTYVTSNENRIFHTNWRDDSVVCYDFSGQVQWKYCDSTLLRKPYGITLDSNSNIYVACSNSNNVVVISPDGKQAKELIGASAGITSPRAIFFHKTKHVLLVSNYNRAAFMYDVI, encoded by the coding sequence ATGGCAAACAACGAAAGTGCATCATTCTGCGTCATTTGCCAAAGCAGGGACCTTAATAAATTAGCGGAAGAATACTGCCCACAATGTGAAGAGGTTCTTTGTGGAGATTGTCAACATCACCATAAGACATCGAAGTCGACAAAATCACATCAAACCATCCCTATAgagaattataaaaaattaccaTCCTTTATCAATCAAATTACCCATAATTGTAAGGAGCATGATTgctttcttgaattttattgtAAATCTCATGAATctttttgttgtaaagtttgtttgatatcAGGCCACAAGGAATGCAAGGAAACTATTTTCATTGAAGATTTTCTTAAGCCATTACCTGGGCACCAGTCAGCAGCTTTagataatattgaaaaagttcTGCAAGATTTGCAAAGTAACATCTGTTCCGCTATAAAGGACAGAAATCGAAATTTGACTGAATTACGCGAACAGAAGCGGGTAATTGaagaacaaattaaagaaaagcGTAAAGAAATCAATAACCTTTTAGACAATTTAGAAGAAGAATTATTACAAAAGGTATCTATACATGAAAAGACAAACTGTCGGGAAATAGAAGAAATAATTACGAAATTAGAGGACGAAAAAGAAAAAGTAGACGAAATTCAAAAAGAGGTTGAATCCGTCAAAATGTTTGCTTCTAATCTGCAAATCTTCATGGGAACAAAGACATTCCAAGAAAGTATTTCAACCAATGAAATCAACGTCCAACAAGTCTATGACAACGGGAGCTTAAACAACGTCACAATGAAATGCACCTTTAGTGAAAAGCTAGAGGGgtttataaaacacataaaaacatTTGGTGATGTAGAAATTGATAATAgtgaaaaacatatttctttttcatggAAAGGTGACAAATCAGCACAAAATTCCAAACCGATGTCTGTGGCAAAATCGATTGAAAATATATACGTCCGGTTAGGAAGCAAGATTGATATAAATCATGACGGTATATCTGGATGTGCCATATCAGAAGCTGGAAACATGCTATTTCTACAAGCACATTGCAACAGAATGATGAAGTATGCGCCTAATGGTGAATTCATTTCAGAATCACGTATTAACCCGGAGGCAAACGGCATTGGGTATGACCTTGCAGTAATTAATTCTAATACGGTAGCTGTATCAAGTGGTGGAAACTCCCCTCAACAGATTTACTTGATTGATATGAATAGTACAAAAATAAGTAAAGTTTTTCAACTTGGCGACTGGTGTTGCGGTTTAAGCTACAACAacaattcatttatttgttgCACGCATAGGAAtggcataaaaatatttgaaaggtcGCACGATAATTTGACTAATGTCCGGATACTGCCTAATGCACCTGGAATTGCGGATTATACCTATGTTACCTCTAATGAAAATCGTATTTTTCATACCAATTGGCGTGATGATTCTGTCGTATGCTACGATTTTAGTGGGCAGGTGCAATGGAAATATTGCGATTCTACGTTACTAAGGAAACCGTACGGCATCACATTAGATTCTAATTCGAATATTTATGTTGCTTGTTCTAACTCGAACAATGTAGTCGTGATATCTCCAGATGGAAAACAGGCGAAAGAGCTAATTGGAGCAAGTGCCGGAATTACAAGTCCTCGAGCCATTTTCTTTCATAAAACCAAACACGTACTTCTTGTTTCAAACTATAACAGAGCTGCTTTCATGTATGACGTTATATAA